CAATGGATTGAAAGAGTCATCCAATATCCTGTCAGGGAAACAGTCCAGGAGGACGGACGCATTCGGCGATGGGGATTGGTTGCTGAAGAGAAAAAATATCTTCGGGTCATTCTTCTTCCTGACGGTGAAACCGTTCACAATGCTTTTTTTGATCGAGGGTTCAGACTATGAAGGTAAAATATTTCGGAGATACGGATACTCTTTACATTGAGTTCAGGGAAGCGGAAGTGGCTGAAACCCGCGACTTGGACGAAAACACGCTAATAGATTTGGATAAAGATGGGCAGATTTCCGCTATTACCGTTGAGCATGCCAGCGTTCGGGCGGATTTTCCCAATTTTTCCTTTGAACAGATTTCCGCCTCACACATGGCCAAAGCCTAACCATCTCCCTTTCACATCCCCATCTCCATCCCTTTCCTTTCCGGTTAATGTTCCCGTTCTCTTTCCCGCTCCATCGGCCGGATCCCTTCTTCCATGGTCCCGTGATGGCTGATCCCTGCCGGGATCTCCCTTCCCTCCGCTTCCTTTTGGAGATCCCTACCAATCGCCCGCTCCTCTTTCCTTTCTTTGTCGTCCACAATCTCGAAGTCCAGGGCGTTCAGCTTCTCGTTTTCCGGATAGAGGCGAGAAGGGCCTTGACCTTTTCCAACGGGGCGTCGAATCCTTCCCGATCCTTCCGGGACCGAATTCGAACCCTGAATATTTGTCGAGAATCCGCGGCAGACATCGAAGTCCTTGTCCCATTCTTCCGGGAACAGAAGTGCGAGTTCCGGCCGCTTTGAAAGCACCTGCTCGGTGAAATCGATCATCCGGTCCGTGGGAGCGAGGTCAATCCCCTCTGTGCTGTGTCAACGAAAATGGCACTTTTCTGGTTTGCATCGGTCAGGCTGACCGGACAACCTGACGGAGCCGGAATTTTTTTTTGCGACGGTCCTGTCTGGCTTGCTCCAGGGAGGTTTTCCACCCCTCCAGTCGCTGTTTGAGGTGATCTTTCCCTTTGAGGTAATCGGCCGGGGTTTGGTCATCCCCTTGGGAAGAGCTTCCAACGCCCTCTGGATCACAATTTCGAAATCGGCCGTGGTCATGAACATCCGAAGATCCCGGAACACGATCGAGCGGGAATCGCCGTCTAGGACGCTGATGAAAAAGGAATGCGTTCCCCGGAGATTGATAGAGGCCATGTCGGTGTGTCCCTGCTCAGGAGGGCTCTGGGGCGGATAGAAGCCTTGCCGGGAGTCGGCTTGTCTGTCCGGAAGCGTCCACTTCCCGGACATTCCGGCTTCTCTGACCACTCGGAAGACCGTGGCGGGAGAGACGGCCACACCCCCCCTGGTCCAGCATCATGAAGGCCAGCCGAGCGCCGCCCACAGTCGGGTACCAGCGCTTGAAGGCCACGATCTTTTCACGCTCCTCCGGCAGGACCCAGTGTCCATTGGGCACAACGCCGTCCGGACGGGGCGGCTTTGTCAAGAGGGAAAAAGTTTGTCCAGTTTTCAGGATTTTATCTGTCCCCTTTTCTCCGAAAGAAGATGTCCCGGTTTCCCCTGAAAAAGGCTTCAGGGAGTTTATGTCCTTGAAGTTTTACTCCGACGTTTCGTCGTCTTTGGGAGGGTCCTCCTTGGTGACAGGGGTTTTGGATTCCATGAGGCCGGACCGTCGTCGTTCCTTGAGACGGAAGGACTCCCCCTTGATGTTGACCGTCGTGGCATAATGGAGCAGTCGGTTCAGAATCGCCGTGGCCAGGGTCTGATCCCCAAAGACCTCCCCCCAGTCCAGAAAACTCTTGTTCGAGGTCAGGATGAGGCTGGCCTTCTCGTAGCGTCGGCAGAGGAGCCGGAAGAACAGACTCGCTTCGTCCCGGGAGAGGGGCAGGTACCCGATCTCATCCAAAATCAGGAGCTTGGGGAGTGTCAGCACCGTCAAGGTTTTTTCCAGCTTCTTTTCCACATGGGCCTTCCGGAGCTTTCCCAGGAAGTCCTCGAAGGAGAGGAACAGCACCCGATAGCCCGCTTCCACGGCTTTGACTCCCAGGGAGATCGCGCGATGCGTTTTTCCCACTCCTGAAGGGCCGAGGAAGATCACGTTTTCGGCTCGATCAATGAAGGACAGACCGGACAGTTCCCGGATCGTCCGGGGCGCAATCGAGGGCTGGAAGGACAGATCGAAGGTCTCCAGCGTCTTCACCACCGGGAAGCGGGACAGGGCGAGGCGAAAGGAGACCCCTTTCTGGTAGCGACCCTCCCATTCGATCTTGAGCTCTTCCGACAAAATGCTTTGGTCATCGAGGTCCCGCTTCCCGGCCTCCTCCAGGATCCCGTCCAGGCGGTCCGGAAGATATTCGAAGTGCATCTTGTCGAAGAGGGCTTCTCACTGCATGTCGCACCTCCTCGTAAACGGACAGATTCCGTGTCTCGACCTGGAAGGATTCCTTCCACAGATTCCTCTGGTGTTCGGCGACCGTGACCCAATTACTCCTCTGGGCCCTTTCCCCCCGCAGGGACAAACACGATTCCGTGATCTCCTTCGACTCTCCCGGAGGCCGGTTTTGGGGAACGTTCCGGATCCTCCGGGATGATCAAGATCCTGCCGGAAAGCAATAACCGATCTTTCCAATCCCATCCGGCATTGTGGACGCCACCGCCCACCCGGGTGCAAAGAGACGGTCCGGGATGGAGACGTTTGCCATACTCTTCCACAAAATACCGGCGAATCTCCCCCAAATGACCGGAACAATCCCCTCCTCCGGTGCTCGACACAAAAAGAGATGTCCCGTCCGGGGTGAACAGAACCTGATGGAGGATCGTGTTGCCCGAACGGGACATCGCCCTGACAAATACAGGAGAACGGCCGAACGCATCGCCGGTTTCGAAGGTGACGACGGAAGACGCTGTACCGGGTCCGGTCAGGATTCCCCCCAGAATGTTTCCGTTCATCAGGCTGTCCGGCGCCACAATCCCATGCACAGGACCGGGGACGGACAGGCTTTTTCCCTCCGGATGAAGTCTTCCGGAGTCCGGATCGATGCGAAACTCCTTCAGGAAACTCTGACCCCTGTTTTCGACGGACGCGACAAGGTCCTCTCCGTTCGCATTGATCCCCAGGCTCAAAATACGATCCTCCGCAGGAAGAGGCTTCCGGAGAAGGAGACCGATCTTTTCCAGCTGGCCCGACCGTCGCACGCGGAAACCGATGATTGTCCCCCGCTCCCCTCCCGTATAGAGATACCGTCCATCCGGAGACAACACCATATCGTCCGGAACGTCCCGGTAGAGTCCCGCATTCCAGGAACCAAGATAGGTTCCGACCAGAAAAAATCGGGCGTCGGGCGTCGTTTTCGGCGGAACGACCAGTCCGTTGATAATCCCGGACCGATGGCAGAGCGAATAGAGATAGACTCTTTTCCGGTCAAGCCTGTCGTCCTTCAGGAGAGCGATGGCTTTTCCGTTGCACGAAACCCCGATCACACCGGCATAGCGCGTCTTCCCTCCGGAAAAAAGGAGTGTTGCGATGATCTCGCCTTCGTTGGACCGGTTTTTCAGACTATAGACGACCCCGAGATAGGTCGTTCTGGATTTCGTGGCCATCCCCGACCGGGAGACGGGCTCCGGATAAGAACCCGCACATCCGGAAAGAACAATCAACACCCCCAGCATTCCGAGCATATATCTCTTCATCGTCAGACACCCTTTCTGTCTCCTCGCCCAGGCAGTTTCTCACCGAAGCGGTTGGAAAAGACTTTCCCCTTCTGCCAGTTTATTCCCGGAGAGAGACTCCTGTCAGTTCCCGATCGGGACAATCGAAACACGAAAGAGTGGGAGGATGTTATTCCTTGACGGGAACAGAAACACAGCGGTCGAACGCCTGTTTGACCGGATCGGAACACACCGGCAGGACAACAGGGACGACCATGGAAACCTTCCCTTTTTCATCTTTTCACCCTTTGATCTCCTCCCCGGAAGCACCCGGACTGTTGTCGCACAATCGGGTGACCGGATCCGGCCGGGGATAAGAGGGATCTCCAAAAACTTGGACTCGCCGACACAACACCCTAGAATAGGAAAGGAACCGTTCATCCGGGATGATCACACGGATTCAGCAGGACACTGTCCATGGCCAACATCCAGAAAATCCTGCCAGCCAACGTGCCGGGGGAGTTTTTTGTCGACAAGACCTGTATCGACTGCGGAACATGCGCGTGGCTGGCCCCGGACACCTTTGCGGACCAGAACGGCATGGCTTATGTCTTCCGGCAACCTTCCTCCGAAGGGGAACGGATACGCGTCCACATGTCCGTCTTGTCCTGTCCCGTGGGCGCCATCGGGTCCCGGATGCGCCAGGGTGGTCCCGGGACGGAAGCACTCCTGCCCGAACCGATCGACCAGAACGTGTACTATTGCGGCTATCATTCCGCCAAAAGCTACGGGGCCGCAAGTTATCTGATCCGTCGACCCGAAGGGAACATCCTTGTCGATTCGCCGCGGTTCGCCAAGCCCCTGATCAAAAAGATCGAAGACCTGGGAGGAATTGACCTGATGTTTCTGACGCACAAGGATGATGTGGCGGACCACGAAAAGTTCCATCGTCACTTCGGATGTCGCCGGATCCTGCATGAAGAGGACATTGGACGGGAGACCGCCCACATCGAAGAAATGATTCGGGGGGACGATGTCCAAAGTCTGTCCCCGGACATCCGGATCATCCCGGTCCCTGGCCACACCGCGGGATCCTGCTGTCTCCTCTGGAGAGAGTCCATTCTGTTTACGGGGGATCATCTGTCGTGGGATTCCGGAAAAAAGTCGCTCTATGCCTCAAAACACACCTGCTGGCATGACTGGTCCCGGCAGATTCAATCCATGAAACGCCTGTCCGGCTTTTCATTCGAATGGGTTCTGCCCGGGCACGGCGCACGGTGTCATCTTCCGTTCGACCGCATGCGCGTGGAACTCGCCGGGTTGATCGACCGCATGACGACCACCTTCTGAAATCGCGACCAAAAGAACAGGGACGCGGCCCGG
The sequence above is drawn from the Leptospirillum ferriphilum ML-04 genome and encodes:
- a CDS encoding DUF2283 domain-containing protein, with protein sequence MKVKYFGDTDTLYIEFREAEVAETRDLDENTLIDLDKDGQISAITVEHASVRADFPNFSFEQISASHMAKA
- the istB gene encoding IS21-like element helper ATPase IstB, whose protein sequence is MHFEYLPDRLDGILEEAGKRDLDDQSILSEELKIEWEGRYQKGVSFRLALSRFPVVKTLETFDLSFQPSIAPRTIRELSGLSFIDRAENVIFLGPSGVGKTHRAISLGVKAVEAGYRVLFLSFEDFLGKLRKAHVEKKLEKTLTVLTLPKLLILDEIGYLPLSRDEASLFFRLLCRRYEKASLILTSNKSFLDWGEVFGDQTLATAILNRLLHYATTVNIKGESFRLKERRRSGLMESKTPVTKEDPPKDDETSE
- a CDS encoding MBL fold metallo-hydrolase; translation: MANIQKILPANVPGEFFVDKTCIDCGTCAWLAPDTFADQNGMAYVFRQPSSEGERIRVHMSVLSCPVGAIGSRMRQGGPGTEALLPEPIDQNVYYCGYHSAKSYGAASYLIRRPEGNILVDSPRFAKPLIKKIEDLGGIDLMFLTHKDDVADHEKFHRHFGCRRILHEEDIGRETAHIEEMIRGDDVQSLSPDIRIIPVPGHTAGSCCLLWRESILFTGDHLSWDSGKKSLYASKHTCWHDWSRQIQSMKRLSGFSFEWVLPGHGARCHLPFDRMRVELAGLIDRMTTTF